One segment of Manduca sexta isolate Smith_Timp_Sample1 chromosome 27, JHU_Msex_v1.0, whole genome shotgun sequence DNA contains the following:
- the LOC115444909 gene encoding beta-parvin, with product MSSPRPKSPRTPVLPKKEDKEESFWDKIGTIGRKKRIKEVQDVQAEGKFAIDSPGSPSAPEIPPEEYSLHDNEERAIIEPRSLEDPRVKELIQVLIDWINDELATQRIIVKDISEDLYDGQVLQKLLEILTETKLDVPEVTQSEEGQRQKLSVVLRAVNRVIYGSSKPVPKWSVDSIHSKNIVSILHLLVALARHFRAPIRLPENVTVNVVVVKKDTPTQLSHRTFVETITTTYDDLGMKCERDAFDALFDHAPDKLQVVKKSLITFVNKHLSKVNLEVMDLDTQFHDGVYLCLLMGLLEGFFVPLYDFHQIPQDFDQKVHNVSFAFELMQDVGLAKPKARPEDIVNLDLKSTLRVLYNLFTKYKSMA from the exons ATGTCTTCACCACGCCCGAAATCGCCCCGTACTCCCGTTTTGCCCAAAAAGGAAGACAAAGAAGAATCATTCTGGGATAAAATTGGCACCATTGGACGTAAAAAGCGGATAAAAGAAG TTCAAGATGTTCAAGCTGAAGGAAAGTTTGCCATTGACTCTCCTGGGAGCCCTTCCGCCCCTGAAATCCCACCAGAAGAATATAGCttgc ACGACAATGAAGAGAGGGCTATAATAGAACCTAGATCTTTAGAGGATCCAAGGGTAAAAGAACTAATACAAGTGTTGATTGACTGGATCAATGATGAGCTTGCTACTCAAAGAATAATTGTAAAGGACATCAGCGAGGACTTGTATGATGGACAAGTGTTGCAAAAACTTCTTGAAATACTTACAGAGACTAAGTTAGATGTTCCAGAAGTAACACAGTCTGAAGAAGGCCAGCGTCAAAAGTTGTCTGTAGTGTTGAGAGCTGTCAACCga gtcATTTATGGAAGTTCCAAACCAGTTCCAAAATGGAGTGTTGATTCTATACATTCCAAGAACATTGTGTCCATATTACATTTGCTGGTGGCCTTGGCACGCCACTTCAGGGCGCCCATTCGCCTACCAGAGAATGTGACCGTAAATGTGGTCGTGGTTAAGAAAGATACACCCACTCAACTATCTCACAG AACCTTCGTCGAAACAATCACAACCACTTACGACGACTTGGGAATGAAGTGCGAAAGAGACGCATTTGATGCCTTGTTTGATCATGCTCCAGATAAACTACAAGTTGTGAAAAAG tcGCTTATCACTTTTGTAAATAAGCACCTGAGTAAAGTGAACCTTGAAGTTATGGATTTGGATACTCAGTTCCATGATGGTGTATATTTGTGTTTGTTGATGGGTTTATTAGAAGGCTTTTTTGTTCCTCTCTACGATTTTCACCAGATCCCACAAGACTTTGATCAGAAAGTCCATAATGTATCATTTGCCTTTGAATTGATGCAAGATGTTGGTCTGGCTAAGCCCAAGGCTCGTCCTGAAG aTATTGTTAATCTCGATCTGAAGTCTACACTTCgggttttatataatttgtttactaaataCAAGAGTATGGCTTAA